The Phycisphaeraceae bacterium genome window below encodes:
- a CDS encoding 16S rRNA (uracil(1498)-N(3))-methyltransferase codes for MSAAPWFNRTPLPAVGERIALDREEARHATGSRRMAAGDTVVLVDGKGGVAEGQLVVADARGRGVMVEVMARREIPAPTPSLLVGTAVPKGDRWSTLLDMAAQLGAATITPLECERSVIRGASVNRPRAERILLEGCKQARSAWAPRLMQAMTPAHFAERAVAEGATLIVAHPGGRPLFAVVPRDASRIALVIGPEGGFTDWECDAMTRSGGTLVSLGETILRIETAVAALLAALRLR; via the coding sequence ATGAGCGCGGCTCCGTGGTTCAATCGAACGCCGCTTCCGGCTGTGGGCGAACGGATCGCGCTTGACCGAGAGGAAGCTCGCCACGCCACGGGGTCGCGTCGAATGGCGGCCGGTGACACCGTCGTGCTCGTCGATGGCAAGGGCGGCGTGGCTGAAGGACAACTGGTGGTGGCCGACGCGCGCGGACGAGGCGTCATGGTTGAAGTGATGGCGCGACGCGAGATTCCCGCTCCAACGCCGAGCCTTCTCGTCGGTACGGCGGTGCCGAAGGGGGATCGCTGGTCGACGCTCCTCGACATGGCGGCTCAGCTTGGCGCCGCGACGATCACCCCACTTGAGTGCGAGCGAAGCGTGATTCGTGGCGCCTCGGTCAATCGCCCTCGGGCGGAGCGCATTCTTCTCGAAGGGTGCAAGCAGGCCCGCTCCGCGTGGGCGCCGCGGCTCATGCAGGCCATGACGCCGGCGCACTTCGCCGAGCGCGCCGTCGCGGAAGGCGCCACGCTCATCGTCGCTCATCCCGGTGGCAGGCCGCTTTTCGCCGTGGTCCCACGCGACGCCTCACGCATCGCTCTCGTCATCGGTCCCGAGGGCGGATTCACCGATTGGGAGTGCGACGCCATGACCCGGTCGGGCGGAACCTTGGTCTCCCTCGGCGAGACGATCCTGCGCATCGAAACCGCGGTGGCGGCGCTTCTCGCCGCGCTTCGGCTACGGTGA
- a CDS encoding class I SAM-dependent methyltransferase produces MRYRPPKPSEVTLVRHGDALEARGVGDAPGQGVRARWWPCDGSTSGSGLAGDARRRRPGGSSHLRRAIGDCRSVIDATGGFGTDAWTLACSGLEVTVIERAPIMIELLKDALALAREHSPAAAARLRLFEGDARTWLTELPPAEAIYMDPMFPPKRRASALPTKDMQFLAAIAGDDGDALELLEVARRAALRRVIVKRPPHAAPLAPRVAHAIESKLLRFDVYLPAHGERDGSPVDGGRR; encoded by the coding sequence ATGCGCTATCGACCGCCGAAGCCGAGCGAAGTCACGCTGGTGCGCCATGGTGACGCGCTTGAGGCTCGAGGCGTTGGCGATGCACCCGGGCAGGGGGTGCGGGCGCGATGGTGGCCATGCGATGGATCGACATCGGGTTCAGGCCTGGCAGGTGATGCGCGACGGCGTCGCCCGGGCGGCTCATCGCATCTTCGCCGAGCGATCGGCGACTGTCGCTCCGTGATCGACGCGACCGGCGGCTTCGGTACGGATGCGTGGACGCTCGCCTGTTCGGGACTCGAGGTGACGGTCATCGAGCGAGCGCCCATCATGATCGAACTGCTGAAGGATGCGCTTGCACTGGCTCGAGAACACAGTCCCGCCGCCGCTGCTCGACTGCGCCTGTTCGAAGGTGATGCTCGGACATGGCTCACGGAGTTACCCCCGGCCGAGGCGATCTACATGGACCCGATGTTCCCCCCGAAGCGCCGCGCGAGCGCCCTGCCGACGAAGGACATGCAGTTCCTCGCCGCGATCGCCGGTGACGACGGCGATGCTCTGGAGTTGCTCGAGGTGGCTCGCCGCGCCGCTCTTCGTCGCGTGATCGTCAAGCGGCCGCCGCACGCCGCGCCGCTTGCGCCTCGCGTCGCGCACGCCATCGAGTCGAAGCTGCTGCGCTTCGATGTCTACCTGCCTGCCCATGGAGAGCGCGACGGGTCGCCCGTCGATGGAGGTCGTCGATGA